The Aliiroseovarius sp. F47248L DNA segment GAGGTCTGGGATCTTCTGGCGCATTGGGCGGGTGCGTTGATTTTTATCTTGGCGGCGCTTTTGATCCCGCGTTTGCTGGAAGATGTTCGGATCAGCGATTTCGGTCTGATCGGCGTGGTGGTCTTGGCCGCAGTTGCGGCGCGTGCCTTGATCCTGTTCGGTCTGCTGCCGCTGCTGACATTCTTGCGGGTCTCTCCTTCGGTTGAGCGGCCATATCGAACGGCCATCCTTTGGGGTGGCTTGCGCGGCGCTGTCACGCTGGCGCTGGCGCTGGCGGTGACCGAAAGCCTGCGCGTGCCGGTCGAGGTGAAGCGGCTGGTCGGGATCCTCGCCACGGGGTTTACGTTGTTCACCCTGCTTGTTCAGGGCACCACGCTTCGATCCGTCGTCAGCCGGCTTGGTCTTGATCGACTGTCACCGATTGACGAAGCAATTTCCCGGCAGGTGGTTGCGGTCGCCCTTCAAACCGTTCGCGAGGATGTGGCCCGCACGACCGAAGATTATTCGCTAACGCATGATGTCGTCAGGTCAGAGGCGAAGGTGTTCGGTGAACGTCTTGAACAAGCCGTTAAGACTGCCGAAGACAGCGATGATATCCTAGATCGTGACCGAATTACCCTTGGACTGATCGCGCTGGCAGGTTTTGAACGCGATACCATCATTGCCCGTGTCCGCGAGCGTACGATCTCGGCCCGCATGGCAGAGCAAACGCTGCTGGATGCGGATCGTTTGATCGAAGGTGCGCGCTCGGGTGGGCGCAGTGGCTACCAACGTGCAGCGCGTCGTTCGGTCGCGTATGGTCGGACCATGCGAACAGCGGTCATGCTTCACAACAGAATCGGCTTCTCGGGCTTTCTTGTAAGGATGACCGCTGACCGTTTCGAACGGCTGTTGTCGCAACGATTGATCTTGCGTGATTTGGACGAGTTCATCGACGGGCGTATTCGCCGTATCCACGGCAGACGGGTTGCTGATCTTCTGAACGAACTGCTGACCCGGCGGATCGAAATGGTCGAAGCTGCGTTGGACGGGTTGCGCCTGCAATATCCAGGCTATGCAGAAGAGCTTGAGCGCCGCTTCATTCGACGCACTTCATTGCGGCTTGAGGAACGGGAATACTCGGCCATGCGTGATGATGGACTGATCGGCGCCGAGGTCTATACGAGTCTGATGCAAGACTTGACCAAGCGACGCGATAAAGCCGAAGGTCGGCCGCCGCTGGACATTGCGTTGAAACGTTTCGAGTTGATCCGGCAGTTCCCACTGTTCGCTGATCTTGATGACAAGGCGGTCAAGCAGCTTGGGCGCGCATTGAAGACCCAGTATGCCAATCCGGAGAGCGTGATTTTAAGCAAGGATGGCACCGTCAAAGGCGTGTTCTTCATCGCGTCGGGCGCGGTTGAGTTGGAAACGGCGGGTCAGAAATGGCGTTTGGGCCGGGGCGAGATGTTTGGACAGGTTGCCATTCTATCCAAGAACGCGCGCCGCACGGAAGTGCGCGCCATCGCGCCGTCGTCTTTGCTTGTGCTTGATACCGCGCGGTTCCGGTCGCTGTTAAAGAAAAGCGTCGCGCTGCAAAACGCCGTGCGCGCCAGCGCTGAACAGCGGGGCATTGATCCCGACAAGCTTCTGGAAGAGCATCTGAAATAGGTCTTATACCGCGGTCGTTGTTGGTTTGCTTGCAGACCGCCGTGGCTATGCGCACGACGTGCGACTTACGCACCGTCAGCCACAACGACGCTAACGCCCCAATCGCGGCATTTTTCGGCGAGGTCGGGGGGCAATGGTTGGTCCGTGAAAAATGCATTCAGTTCGGAAAGGGATGCGATTTTCGCCGGGGCTTTTCGGGTCAGCTTTGAGACATCAGCAACCAGAAACGCCTTGCGCGACTGTCGGATGATGGACTGGCTTACGCCCACCTCTTGAAGGTCGAAATCCAGTAGGTCGCCGTCAATATCCATGGCCGAACAACCGATCACCGCGATGTCGAACTTGAAGCGACTGATTGCTGCTGTGGTCAGGCTGCCGACCAGCCCTCCGTCGGACCGGCGCAGGGTGCCGCCGACCACCACGATCTCGCAATCGGGATTGGCCACAAGGATATTGGCCACGTTCATGTTGTTGGTCACGACCATCAAGTTCTTGTGGCCCAGCAGTTCAGTCGCGACA contains these protein-coding regions:
- a CDS encoding cation:proton antiporter translates to MDIVIVTTVIASLFVVIGVAEPLAARLRLPYSAILALLGILIGFCAIFFLRTDLTDALNPVAEAIINLPIRSNVFLYVFLPTLLFQATLGMNLRRMLDDWVPIMVLAVVAVVVATLSVGYALSWTSALPLAACLLIGAIVSTTDPSAVVSIFRSISAPRRLSRIIEGESLLNDAAAIALFGLFSGFVMLGVPDPKLGDALAQFPVLILGGAVTGWLAARIGVWIMALFSSHELALISVSVALPYLAYIVAEQSIGASGVIAVVAAGLTLNLTGPGRLPPQAWKNLREVWDLLAHWAGALIFILAALLIPRLLEDVRISDFGLIGVVVLAAVAARALILFGLLPLLTFLRVSPSVERPYRTAILWGGLRGAVTLALALAVTESLRVPVEVKRLVGILATGFTLFTLLVQGTTLRSVVSRLGLDRLSPIDEAISRQVVAVALQTVREDVARTTEDYSLTHDVVRSEAKVFGERLEQAVKTAEDSDDILDRDRITLGLIALAGFERDTIIARVRERTISARMAEQTLLDADRLIEGARSGGRSGYQRAARRSVAYGRTMRTAVMLHNRIGFSGFLVRMTADRFERLLSQRLILRDLDEFIDGRIRRIHGRRVADLLNELLTRRIEMVEAALDGLRLQYPGYAEELERRFIRRTSLRLEEREYSAMRDDGLIGAEVYTSLMQDLTKRRDKAEGRPPLDIALKRFELIRQFPLFADLDDKAVKQLGRALKTQYANPESVILSKDGTVKGVFFIASGAVELETAGQKWRLGRGEMFGQVAILSKNARRTEVRAIAPSSLLVLDTARFRSLLKKSVALQNAVRASAEQRGIDPDKLLEEHLK
- a CDS encoding DeoR/GlpR family DNA-binding transcription regulator, producing MSQVFRHSEILTIARREGKVTVEGLAEQFGVTLQTIRRDLTDLADEGRLERVHGGAVLPSGTTNIGYEERRALNAEVKRNIAVACAAQIPDDASVFLNIGTSTEAVATELLGHKNLMVVTNNMNVANILVANPDCEIVVVGGTLRRSDGGLVGSLTTAAISRFKFDIAVIGCSAMDIDGDLLDFDLQEVGVSQSIIRQSRKAFLVADVSKLTRKAPAKIASLSELNAFFTDQPLPPDLAEKCRDWGVSVVVADGA